In the bacterium genome, one interval contains:
- a CDS encoding FkbM family methyltransferase, with protein sequence MTLSEQYDRQTTQIMERMLAADASCVDVGANVGAILSEMLRVAPRGRHYAFEPLPDLFDDLRRRFGGNPQVSLFNLALSDRSGRSAFQHVVTNHAYSGLRRRRYDRPHEEVVEIAVQVEPLDAVLPADAAVDLIKIDVEGAELEVLRGAAATIRRCRPLIVFEHGLGGSDFYGTTPEHVHDLLVGECGLEISLMADWLDGRPPLSRQGLHDEFHGQTNYYFLAHPRR encoded by the coding sequence ATGACGCTGAGCGAGCAGTACGATCGGCAGACGACGCAGATCATGGAGCGGATGCTCGCCGCCGACGCCTCGTGCGTCGACGTCGGCGCCAACGTCGGGGCCATCCTGAGCGAAATGCTGCGCGTGGCGCCGCGCGGCCGCCACTACGCATTCGAGCCGCTGCCCGATCTCTTCGACGACCTGCGCCGCCGCTTCGGCGGCAACCCGCAGGTGAGCCTGTTCAATCTCGCGCTCAGCGACCGCAGCGGCCGCTCCGCCTTCCAGCACGTGGTGACCAACCACGCCTACAGCGGCCTGCGCCGCCGCCGCTACGACCGCCCGCACGAGGAGGTGGTGGAGATCGCCGTCCAGGTCGAGCCGCTGGACGCCGTGCTGCCGGCGGACGCCGCCGTCGATCTCATCAAGATCGACGTCGAGGGCGCCGAGCTCGAGGTGCTGCGCGGCGCGGCGGCCACCATCCGCCGCTGCCGGCCGCTCATCGTCTTCGAGCACGGGCTCGGCGGCTCCGACTTCTACGGCACCACGCCGGAGCACGTCCACGACCTGCTGGTCGGCGAGTGCGGCCTGGAGATCTCGCTGATGGCGGACTGGCTGGATGGCCGCCCGCCGCTGTCGCGGCAGGGGCTGCACGACGAGTTCCACGGCCAGACGAACTACTACTTCCTCGCCCATCCGCGGCGCTGA
- a CDS encoding class I SAM-dependent methyltransferase → MASLRDRLAYLRYAWVKRSFRFWERHGVHVVPVHFYEPIPDTRLLDPALWEQTRTLPAIDLRVDAQLQRLRDFADRYRSEYERFPRQATADPTQYHEENGQFASTDAEVLHCLVRDHRPRLVIEVGSGFSTLITAAALRRNAAEGAPGELVCIEPYPNATLRAGVPGVTRLISTPLQQVPLETFAQLAAGDVLFIDSSHVVAIGSDTTREVLDIVPRLAPGVLVHFHDIYTPLEYPRNWVLDEHRFWNEQYLVEAFLSFNERFEILYAGSYLHVLHPDALVAFSSLYRPQGRWSTSLWIRRVS, encoded by the coding sequence ATGGCCTCCCTGCGTGACCGCCTCGCCTACCTGCGCTACGCCTGGGTGAAGCGCAGCTTCCGCTTCTGGGAGCGGCACGGCGTGCACGTCGTCCCGGTGCACTTCTACGAGCCGATCCCCGATACCCGCCTGCTCGACCCCGCGCTCTGGGAGCAGACGCGCACGCTGCCGGCGATCGACCTGCGGGTCGACGCGCAGTTGCAGCGCCTGCGGGACTTCGCGGACCGCTACCGCTCCGAGTACGAGCGCTTTCCGCGCCAGGCCACCGCCGATCCCACCCAGTACCACGAGGAGAACGGCCAGTTCGCCAGCACCGACGCCGAGGTGCTGCACTGCCTGGTCCGCGACCACCGGCCGCGCCTGGTGATCGAGGTCGGCAGCGGCTTCTCGACCCTGATCACGGCGGCGGCGTTGCGCCGCAACGCCGCCGAGGGCGCGCCCGGCGAGCTGGTCTGCATCGAGCCGTATCCCAATGCCACCCTGCGCGCCGGCGTGCCCGGCGTCACGCGGCTGATCAGCACGCCGCTGCAACAGGTGCCGCTCGAGACCTTCGCGCAGCTCGCCGCCGGCGACGTGCTGTTCATCGACTCGAGTCACGTCGTCGCCATCGGCAGCGACACGACCCGCGAGGTGCTCGACATCGTCCCGCGCCTCGCGCCCGGCGTGCTGGTGCACTTCCACGACATCTACACGCCGCTCGAGTACCCGCGGAACTGGGTGCTGGACGAGCACCGCTTCTGGAACGAGCAGTACCTGGTCGAGGCCTTCCTGTCGTTCAACGAGCGCTTCGAGATCCTCTACGCCGGCAGCTACCTGCACGTCCTGCACCCGGACGCGCTGGTCGCCTTCTCGTCGCTGTACCGGCCGCAGGGACGCTGGTCGACCAGCCTGTGGATCCGCCGCGTCTCCTGA